From Bicyclus anynana chromosome 7, ilBicAnyn1.1, whole genome shotgun sequence, the proteins below share one genomic window:
- the LOC112050816 gene encoding histone H2A, sperm isoform X2, with amino-acid sequence MPGRAKNKSKSKTRSTRAGLTFPVGRVHRFLRKGKYAPRVGGGSAVYLTAVLEYLSAEILELAAKAATDNGRSRILPRHIMLAVGNDDELDKMLGSVTIPQGGVMPKIHAQLLPKKTKNSGKEPAKGSSNTLSQEY; translated from the exons ATGCCTGGTCGAG CGAAGAACAAAAGTAAATCTAAAACACGCAGTACTCGCGCTGGACTTACTTTTCCTGTTGGAAGGGTGCACAGGTTCCTTCGTAAAGGGAAATATGCGCCTCGCGTCGGAGGCGGTTCTGCTGTATATTTGACTGCTGTACTGGAGTACTTGTCTGCCGAAATACTAGAACTTGCTGCGAAGGCTGCTACAGATAATGGTAGATCCAG GATATTACCAAGGCATATAATGTTGGCAGTGGGAAATGATGATGAACTGGACAAAATGCTCGGCAGTGTCACCATACCTCAAGGTGGAGTCATGCCTAAGATTCATGCACAACTTTTGCCGAAAAAAACTAAGAACAGTGGTAAGGAGCCCGCCAAAGGTAGTTCAAATACTTTAAGTCAAGAATActga
- the LOC112050816 gene encoding late histone H2A.2.2 isoform X1: MPGRGNTAKNKSKSKTRSTRAGLTFPVGRVHRFLRKGKYAPRVGGGSAVYLTAVLEYLSAEILELAAKAATDNGRSRILPRHIMLAVGNDDELDKMLGSVTIPQGGVMPKIHAQLLPKKTKNSGKEPAKGSSNTLSQEY, encoded by the exons ATGCCTGGTCGAGGTAATACAG CGAAGAACAAAAGTAAATCTAAAACACGCAGTACTCGCGCTGGACTTACTTTTCCTGTTGGAAGGGTGCACAGGTTCCTTCGTAAAGGGAAATATGCGCCTCGCGTCGGAGGCGGTTCTGCTGTATATTTGACTGCTGTACTGGAGTACTTGTCTGCCGAAATACTAGAACTTGCTGCGAAGGCTGCTACAGATAATGGTAGATCCAG GATATTACCAAGGCATATAATGTTGGCAGTGGGAAATGATGATGAACTGGACAAAATGCTCGGCAGTGTCACCATACCTCAAGGTGGAGTCATGCCTAAGATTCATGCACAACTTTTGCCGAAAAAAACTAAGAACAGTGGTAAGGAGCCCGCCAAAGGTAGTTCAAATACTTTAAGTCAAGAATActga